The DNA region TTGGCAGTTGATAATGCAGAAATAGATGCAAATTTTTTTCAGCATACCCCTTATCTAGAAGAATTTAACAAAAGCAAAAATACCAAATTAATTAAAGTTGTTAACGTACATATAGAACCTATGGCTGTTTATTCAAAAAAATATAAAAGCCTAGATAATATTAAAGAAGCCATTACAATCGCTATTCCTAATGATCCAACAAATGAAAGTAGAGCTTTAGATATCATTGCAAAAAAAGGCTTAATTGAGCTGAATAATAAAGCTTTAAAAACCCCTCTTGATATTACTAAAAATCCCAAAAAAATTAAATTCGTAGAATTAAAACCAGCACAACTTCCAAGAGCTCTAGATGATGTAGATTTTGCAGTAATTAACTCAAACTATGCCCTTTCTGCAAATTTAAATCCAGCAAAAGATAGCGTATTTATAGAAGATAAACAAAGTCCTTACGCAAATATTCTAGTTGTAAGAATAGGACATGAAAATGATGAAAAAATTAAAGCTTTGGCAAAAGCCTTACAAAGCGATAAGGTAAAACAATTCATTATAGAAAAATATAATGGTGCAATTATACCTGCTTTTTAACTTCATTTAAGACTTTTTATTTATAATTTAAGGAATTTTTATGAAATTGTATAAAATTATCTTATTTATTTGTATTTTAAA from Campylobacter hepaticus includes:
- a CDS encoding MetQ/NlpA family ABC transporter substrate-binding protein; its protein translation is MKIKSIIITSILTLSLSLNAAQTITVAATPVPHAEILEQVKPELEKEGYKLEIKEFTDYVLPNLAVDNAEIDANFFQHTPYLEEFNKSKNTKLIKVVNVHIEPMAVYSKKYKSLDNIKEAITIAIPNDPTNESRALDIIAKKGLIELNNKALKTPLDITKNPKKIKFVELKPAQLPRALDDVDFAVINSNYALSANLNPAKDSVFIEDKQSPYANILVVRIGHENDEKIKALAKALQSDKVKQFIIEKYNGAIIPAF